In a single window of the Prochlorococcus marinus str. AS9601 genome:
- the tal gene encoding transaldolase → MKSILEQLSSMTVVVADTGDLDSIKKFQPRDATTNPSLILAAAKNPDYVKLIDKALESSQKTLSQGFSEIELIKETVDQVSVFFGKEILKIISGRVSTEVDARLSFDTDATVEKARKLINLYKNFGIEKERILIKIAATWEGIKAAEILEKEGIKCNLTLLFNFCQAVTCANAKITLISPFVGRILDWHKAKTGKTSFVGAEDPGVISVTQIYNYFKEKGFKTEVMGASFRNLDEIKELAGCDLLTIAPKFLEELKKEKGELVRKLDESTQINNSIDYEFEEKDFRLSMLEDQMASEKLSEGITGFSKAIEELEELLIKRYSEIKNHKLIPAN, encoded by the coding sequence ATGAAATCAATTTTAGAACAATTGTCCTCAATGACCGTTGTTGTTGCAGATACTGGAGATTTAGATTCGATAAAAAAATTTCAACCAAGGGACGCCACCACTAATCCATCGCTAATACTTGCTGCTGCTAAGAACCCTGATTATGTGAAGTTAATTGATAAAGCTTTAGAAAGTTCACAAAAGACACTGTCCCAAGGATTCTCTGAAATTGAATTAATTAAAGAAACTGTTGACCAAGTTTCAGTATTTTTTGGAAAAGAAATATTGAAAATTATTTCAGGGCGTGTATCTACAGAAGTTGATGCGAGACTGAGCTTTGACACTGACGCTACGGTAGAAAAAGCAAGAAAATTGATCAATCTTTATAAAAATTTTGGAATTGAAAAGGAAAGAATTTTAATTAAGATTGCAGCAACGTGGGAGGGAATTAAGGCAGCTGAAATTTTGGAAAAAGAGGGTATTAAGTGCAACTTAACTTTACTTTTTAACTTCTGCCAAGCTGTAACTTGTGCCAATGCAAAGATAACTCTAATTTCTCCCTTCGTTGGCCGTATATTAGATTGGCATAAAGCAAAAACTGGTAAAACTAGTTTTGTTGGTGCTGAAGATCCTGGTGTTATTTCGGTAACACAGATATACAACTACTTTAAAGAAAAGGGATTCAAGACAGAAGTAATGGGAGCGAGTTTTAGAAATCTCGATGAAATAAAAGAATTAGCAGGTTGCGATCTTTTAACAATTGCACCAAAATTTCTTGAGGAACTTAAAAAAGAAAAAGGGGAGTTAGTTAGGAAATTAGATGAAAGTACCCAAATAAATAATTCTATTGATTACGAATTTGAAGAAAAAGATTTCAGATTAAGTATGTTAGAAGACCAAATGGCAAGTGAAAAGCTTAGTGAAGGAATCACTGGATTCAGTAAGGCTATAGAAGAATTAGAAGAGCTGCTAATAAAGAGATATTCAGAAATTAAAAATCATAAATTGATTCCTGCTAACTAA
- the frr gene encoding ribosome recycling factor has translation MKEKEIQENMNKSIEATQRNFNTIRTGRANASLLDRVSVEYYGAETPIKSLATISTVDSQTISIQPFDISCLQAIEKSISMSDLGITPNNDGKVIRINVPPLTEERRKEFCKLASKYAEEGKVALRNIRRDAVDKEKKDEKDGLISIDESRDNQSEIQKITDKYIALIETKLSEKEKEILKV, from the coding sequence ATGAAAGAAAAAGAAATTCAAGAAAATATGAATAAAAGTATTGAAGCTACACAAAGAAACTTTAATACAATTAGAACAGGTAGAGCTAATGCTTCATTGTTAGACAGAGTAAGTGTTGAGTACTACGGAGCAGAAACACCAATCAAATCGCTTGCCACCATAAGCACTGTTGATTCACAAACAATCTCAATACAACCTTTCGATATTTCATGTTTACAAGCTATTGAGAAATCTATTTCTATGAGTGATTTAGGTATTACTCCAAATAATGATGGGAAAGTAATAAGAATAAATGTTCCTCCTTTAACAGAAGAAAGAAGAAAAGAATTTTGTAAATTAGCCTCTAAATACGCTGAGGAAGGAAAAGTAGCCTTGAGAAATATCAGAAGAGATGCTGTTGATAAAGAAAAAAAAGACGAAAAAGATGGCCTTATTTCAATTGACGAATCGAGAGATAATCAATCTGAAATTCAGAAAATTACTGATAAATATATCGCTTTAATAGAAACTAAATTGTCTGAAAAAGAGAAGGAAATTCTAAAAGTTTGA
- a CDS encoding peptidoglycan D,D-transpeptidase FtsI family protein, with amino-acid sequence MKKYKKIVRLIPLDQRRFKFLYIFSLLLIFCLFGRLVKLQVFNASDLQRKARLIQSSKTNALKKRRAIVDRNNRLVAYDKPLYKLWAHPKYFNFPGDSINRVRSIEEVTEKLSSILDINGEILLSKFNNKVSGIKLLDKISEEKAEKIKNLQISGLDLFKYSQRYYPQGELYSNLVGFVNDENKASAGLELHLDNQIKVFNKSNLIKRGGDGTPLPDNSAPGDFISDYKSLGLTLDSKLQKASFNALSKQVSKWKAKKGFAIVMDVNNGRILSLVTFPSYDPNKFWQYNSELFRGWYSQDLFEPGSTFKPINLALALEEKVIQKDGVVEDIGKINVGGWTLSNWDKKGNGYIDYPKVLQVSSNVGMVKIMQNLDPTIYWDRLKNLGINKNLETDLFESTAGQLKSKDLFVNQSIEPAVTSFGKGFSISPLKLLQLHAALANGGFEVTPHVTSTFKERVNKNPKKQFFSPDVSKIVLQWMESVVDKGSGSGAKIEDYRIAGKTGTSQKAINGSYTNKKVCSFVATLPVNDPKFAVLVVVDEPSKSYAYGSTVAVPVAKEIIESLIVIEKIPPNVNDHGMIVKKP; translated from the coding sequence ATGAAAAAATACAAAAAAATCGTTCGTCTAATACCCCTTGATCAAAGAAGATTTAAATTTCTCTATATTTTTAGCTTACTATTAATATTTTGTTTGTTTGGTAGGTTAGTTAAATTGCAAGTCTTTAATGCTTCTGATTTACAAAGGAAAGCTAGATTAATACAGTCTTCTAAAACTAACGCCTTAAAAAAAAGGAGAGCGATTGTTGATAGAAATAATAGACTAGTTGCTTACGATAAACCGCTCTATAAATTATGGGCCCATCCAAAATATTTTAATTTTCCTGGTGATTCAATTAATAGAGTTCGCAGTATTGAAGAAGTTACAGAAAAATTGTCATCTATCTTGGATATAAATGGTGAAATACTCTTGAGTAAATTTAATAATAAAGTGAGTGGCATCAAGCTTTTAGATAAAATTTCCGAAGAAAAGGCAGAAAAGATTAAGAACCTTCAAATAAGCGGACTTGATTTGTTTAAATATTCGCAGAGATATTATCCACAAGGGGAGCTTTACTCTAATCTTGTAGGTTTTGTTAATGATGAGAATAAGGCTTCAGCAGGTTTAGAGCTTCATCTAGATAATCAAATTAAAGTTTTTAATAAAAGTAATTTAATAAAAAGAGGAGGAGATGGAACTCCTCTACCGGATAATTCAGCCCCAGGTGATTTTATTTCTGATTACAAAAGTTTAGGCCTAACTTTAGATTCAAAATTACAGAAAGCGTCATTCAATGCATTATCAAAGCAAGTAAGTAAATGGAAAGCCAAGAAGGGATTTGCCATAGTTATGGATGTTAATAATGGCCGGATTCTTTCCTTGGTTACATTTCCGTCATATGATCCAAATAAATTTTGGCAGTATAATTCTGAACTCTTTAGAGGTTGGTATTCTCAAGATTTATTTGAACCTGGTTCAACTTTTAAACCTATTAATCTTGCCTTGGCTTTAGAAGAAAAAGTAATCCAGAAAGATGGAGTAGTTGAAGATATTGGAAAAATTAATGTTGGAGGATGGACGCTTTCTAATTGGGATAAAAAAGGCAATGGATATATTGACTATCCAAAAGTTTTGCAGGTTTCAAGTAATGTTGGGATGGTAAAAATAATGCAAAATTTAGATCCTACAATTTATTGGGATAGGCTAAAAAATTTAGGTATAAATAAAAATTTAGAGACTGACTTATTTGAATCAACTGCTGGCCAACTAAAGAGCAAAGATTTATTTGTAAATCAATCAATTGAGCCTGCTGTAACTTCTTTTGGTAAAGGGTTCTCAATCTCGCCACTTAAATTGCTTCAACTTCATGCGGCTCTAGCAAACGGGGGTTTTGAAGTGACTCCACATGTAACCTCAACTTTCAAAGAAAGAGTTAATAAAAATCCAAAGAAACAATTTTTTTCACCGGATGTCTCTAAAATTGTTCTTCAATGGATGGAGAGTGTAGTTGATAAAGGTAGTGGATCTGGAGCAAAAATCGAGGATTATAGGATAGCTGGGAAAACGGGTACTTCTCAAAAAGCCATAAATGGTTCATATACAAATAAAAAAGTTTGTAGTTTTGTCGCAACCTTACCAGTTAATGATCCAAAATTTGCTGTCCTCGTCGTTGTTGATGAGCCATCTAAATCATATGCATATGGTTCAACTGTTGCAGTACCTGTAGCGAAAGAAATTATCGAGAGTTTGATAGTAATTGAAAAAATACCTCCTAATGTTAATGATCACGGAATGATTGTTAAAAAACCCTAA
- the pyrH gene encoding UMP kinase yields MTYKRVLLKLSGEALMGEKPYGIDPAIVQSIAEDVSKVVENNVQLAIVVGGGNIFRGLKGSADGMDRATADYVGMLATVMNAISLQDGLERVGVATRVQTAIEMQEIAEPYIRRRAMRHLEKGRVVVFGGGCGNPFFTTDTTAALRAAEINAEVVMKATKVDGVYDRDPNQFKEAKKYSSLSYQQVLSDEIAVMDSTAIALCKDNNIPIMVFDIFKKGNISRAVAGEPIGSLIS; encoded by the coding sequence ATGACTTACAAAAGAGTTCTCTTAAAACTTAGTGGTGAAGCACTAATGGGTGAAAAACCTTATGGTATTGATCCTGCTATAGTTCAGTCAATCGCGGAGGATGTTTCAAAAGTAGTCGAAAATAATGTACAACTTGCAATAGTTGTTGGGGGTGGGAATATTTTTAGGGGGCTTAAAGGGTCTGCAGATGGCATGGATAGAGCGACGGCTGATTATGTTGGAATGCTAGCAACAGTAATGAATGCAATTTCACTTCAAGATGGTCTTGAAAGAGTTGGAGTTGCAACCAGAGTGCAAACAGCCATCGAAATGCAGGAAATTGCCGAACCCTACATCAGAAGAAGGGCCATGAGGCACCTAGAAAAAGGTAGAGTTGTAGTCTTCGGAGGTGGATGCGGAAATCCATTTTTTACAACTGATACTACGGCAGCTTTGAGGGCAGCAGAGATTAACGCTGAAGTTGTTATGAAGGCTACTAAGGTTGATGGAGTATACGATCGTGATCCAAATCAATTTAAAGAAGCAAAAAAATATTCCTCTCTCAGTTATCAACAAGTTCTTAGTGATGAAATTGCAGTAATGGACAGTACTGCAATTGCACTTTGCAAAGATAATAATATCCCAATTATGGTTTTTGATATATTCAAAAAAGGGAATATTTCTAGAGCTGTTGCTGGTGAGCCAATAGGCTCTTTAATTAGTTAA
- a CDS encoding NAD(P)/FAD-dependent oxidoreductase: MIEFDVVIIGGGLSGSSTALNLSKKGYSVLIIEKEKSQDYKPCAGGMASSMQRFLPLNIEDCIESKIKNVEFRWKAADNVTADLTGESPFWIVKREKLDQLLLNESLSNGAQIMRPLLIEKIIKKNDKWEITCNNKIKYITEFLVIADGSQSKWASYFNLGPRKPKFANTISLRLKGLGEIPRDAVRFEFGFIKYGFAWAFPLRESLNIGLGTFINNGLLENQAINKQVIRSFGFDDFTNKTITKKLRIWNGFHSINGDKVLAVGDAASLCDPFLAEGIRPSLISSFYAAEYIDQFLSGKVDDLNLYTKKINNIWGKSMAWGRRIAQVFYRFPRTGYQLGVKRKTAPKRIAQILSGEMSYEDIAKRVIRRLLTKRGA; the protein is encoded by the coding sequence TTGATAGAATTTGATGTTGTAATAATTGGTGGAGGTCTATCAGGATCTTCCACTGCTCTTAACCTATCAAAGAAAGGATATTCAGTTTTAATTATTGAAAAAGAAAAATCCCAAGATTACAAACCATGTGCAGGTGGGATGGCATCTTCAATGCAAAGATTTCTTCCTTTAAATATAGAAGATTGCATAGAATCAAAAATTAAAAATGTTGAATTCAGATGGAAGGCTGCAGATAATGTAACTGCTGATCTGACTGGTGAATCGCCATTTTGGATTGTTAAAAGAGAAAAACTAGATCAATTATTACTTAATGAATCCTTGAGTAATGGAGCTCAGATAATGAGACCATTATTGATAGAAAAAATCATAAAAAAAAATGATAAATGGGAAATTACTTGCAATAACAAAATAAAATATATTACAGAATTTCTTGTAATTGCAGATGGCTCCCAATCGAAATGGGCGAGTTATTTCAATTTAGGGCCAAGAAAACCGAAATTTGCCAACACAATCTCATTAAGATTGAAAGGGTTAGGTGAAATACCTAGAGATGCAGTTAGATTTGAGTTTGGATTTATAAAATATGGTTTTGCATGGGCATTCCCCCTAAGAGAAAGCTTAAATATTGGTTTAGGTACTTTTATAAATAATGGTCTCTTAGAAAATCAGGCTATAAATAAACAAGTTATCAGAAGCTTCGGTTTTGATGATTTTACTAATAAAACAATTACTAAGAAACTGAGAATATGGAATGGCTTCCACTCAATTAATGGTGACAAAGTTTTAGCGGTTGGAGATGCAGCATCTCTATGTGATCCATTTTTAGCTGAAGGAATTAGACCATCTTTAATTAGCAGTTTTTATGCTGCAGAATACATAGATCAGTTCCTATCAGGGAAAGTAGATGATTTAAATCTTTATACGAAGAAGATTAACAACATTTGGGGGAAATCAATGGCTTGGGGGAGGAGAATAGCGCAGGTATTTTATAGATTTCCCAGAACTGGATATCAATTAGGTGTCAAAAGAAAAACAGCACCTAAACGTATTGCTCAAATATTATCAGGAGAAATGAGTTATGAAGATATTGCTAAAAGAGTTATCAGACGACTATTAACAAAAAGGGGGGCTTAA